The following proteins are encoded in a genomic region of Streptococcus cristatus AS 1.3089:
- the secA2 gene encoding accessory Sec system translocase SecA2, with amino-acid sequence MKPKKLHLANSFKLRRYKKILEKINQLSDDYAAMSDEELQSKTQWFKGRLSKGERLQEILPEAYATIREAAKRVLGLYPYDVQILGALIMQDNQIAEMRTGEGKTLTAILPLYLNALTGKSTILVTANEYLAMRDAKQMGPVFHYLGMTVGVGVSENPAKKLKVVQKQRIYQSDIVYTTHSALGFDYLEENLATSKSKKFLPKFYFCLVDEVDAALLDSAQMPLIISGSPRVQSNLFVTCDEFVKTLKEGEDFKLDSTRTSVWLTRKGVKEAEIYFRVQNAYDPNNYQLIRQINLALRANHLFEKDRQYTVDNGEVKLMDEGTGRLLEGNKLQSGLHQALEARERVKISLETRSMASITYQNLFKMFPKLAGMTGTGKVCEDEFREVYDLGVVVVPTRKPNQRIDYPDEIYLTIPQKLYASLDYIKKLHRKGQPVLIATGSVRMSEIYSMLLLQEGIAHNVLNAHNAAKEAEMIAQAGRRSAVTVATSMAGRGTDIILEDGVAKLGGLAVIGTERMSSERVDLQLRGRAGRQGAPGLSKFFVSLEDDIITKSGSKWINDFYQKEVAKPEEKQKVRLKSARVKFAVAEAQKNSDNAGAASRRSTEQYDESIRIQRQIIYNKRNDIIAHPDFDLDYFLSVLSDAMDAYVKKHPFKEQADLYRFVLDNISYYCQDIPKNLDVTNIQQVKKFLTKLFIEEYQRKRDRIEDSDMFEQFQRTVVLRAVDDCWVEQVDYLQQFQALVISRGYAQKNPVYEFHKEAFESYKRMNADMSLKIIKNMALSSINIQPTGKLEVFFG; translated from the coding sequence ATGAAGCCTAAAAAATTACATTTAGCTAATTCCTTTAAACTAAGGCGGTATAAAAAAATCTTAGAAAAGATTAATCAGCTTTCTGACGATTATGCAGCCATGTCAGATGAAGAATTGCAGTCTAAAACTCAATGGTTTAAAGGCCGTCTTTCTAAGGGAGAAAGGCTGCAGGAAATTTTACCAGAGGCCTATGCCACCATTCGTGAAGCGGCTAAACGCGTCTTGGGGCTCTATCCTTACGATGTGCAAATCTTAGGTGCCTTAATCATGCAAGACAATCAGATTGCCGAGATGAGGACGGGAGAGGGCAAAACACTAACAGCAATTCTTCCCTTGTATTTAAATGCTTTGACTGGTAAGAGCACCATCTTAGTCACAGCCAATGAGTATTTGGCCATGCGTGACGCTAAGCAAATGGGGCCTGTCTTTCATTACTTGGGGATGACAGTTGGGGTTGGTGTTTCAGAAAATCCAGCTAAAAAGTTAAAGGTTGTGCAAAAGCAGCGGATTTATCAAAGTGATATCGTTTATACTACACATAGTGCGCTGGGCTTTGACTACCTTGAGGAAAATTTAGCAACATCCAAATCAAAGAAATTCTTGCCTAAGTTCTATTTCTGTTTGGTTGACGAGGTTGATGCAGCTCTCCTAGACAGTGCGCAAATGCCTCTGATTATCTCAGGTTCTCCGCGGGTTCAGTCCAATCTATTTGTTACCTGTGATGAGTTTGTTAAGACCTTGAAAGAAGGGGAAGATTTCAAGCTGGATTCTACTCGGACTTCAGTCTGGTTGACGAGAAAAGGTGTCAAGGAAGCGGAAATTTACTTCCGTGTGCAAAATGCCTACGATCCCAATAACTACCAACTGATTCGTCAAATAAATTTGGCTTTAAGGGCCAATCATTTATTTGAAAAAGACCGCCAGTATACTGTGGATAATGGCGAAGTCAAGCTGATGGATGAGGGAACAGGCCGACTCTTAGAAGGAAATAAGCTCCAATCTGGCCTGCACCAAGCCTTGGAAGCGAGAGAACGTGTAAAGATTTCCCTAGAAACACGCTCCATGGCCTCCATTACCTATCAGAATCTATTCAAGATGTTTCCTAAGTTGGCAGGTATGACAGGTACGGGTAAGGTTTGCGAAGACGAATTCCGTGAAGTTTATGATTTGGGAGTAGTCGTTGTACCGACTAGAAAGCCGAATCAACGGATCGATTATCCAGACGAGATTTATCTGACGATTCCTCAGAAACTTTATGCTTCTTTGGATTATATTAAAAAATTACACAGAAAAGGTCAGCCAGTTCTGATTGCGACAGGATCAGTGAGAATGTCAGAAATTTACTCCATGCTCTTGCTACAGGAAGGGATTGCTCACAATGTGCTAAATGCCCATAATGCTGCAAAAGAGGCAGAGATGATTGCTCAGGCAGGCCGACGTTCTGCGGTGACCGTCGCAACCTCCATGGCTGGTCGAGGAACGGATATTATCCTAGAAGATGGGGTTGCCAAATTAGGTGGACTGGCAGTTATTGGAACAGAGAGAATGTCCAGCGAGCGAGTTGATCTGCAGCTTCGTGGTCGTGCAGGCCGTCAAGGCGCACCAGGATTAAGTAAATTTTTCGTGTCACTCGAGGATGATATTATTACAAAGTCTGGCAGTAAATGGATCAATGATTTTTATCAGAAAGAAGTTGCCAAGCCAGAGGAAAAGCAGAAGGTTCGTCTAAAATCTGCTCGTGTGAAATTTGCTGTGGCGGAAGCTCAGAAAAACAGTGATAATGCAGGAGCAGCTTCAAGACGATCAACGGAGCAGTATGATGAAAGTATCCGTATTCAACGGCAAATCATCTATAATAAACGGAATGACATCATTGCTCATCCGGATTTTGATTTAGATTATTTTCTATCTGTGCTATCAGATGCCATGGATGCTTATGTGAAGAAACATCCCTTTAAAGAGCAAGCTGATTTGTATCGTTTTGTTTTGGATAACATTAGTTACTATTGTCAAGACATTCCAAAAAATCTAGATGTGACAAATATTCAGCAAGTCAAAAAATTTCTAACCAAGCTTTTTATTGAAGAATATCAGCGAAAACGAGATAGGATTGAGGATTCAGATATGTTTGAACAGTTTCAACGTACCGTAGTGCTAAGAGCAGTGGATGATTGCTGGGTGGAGCAAGTTGACTATCTACAACAATTTCAAGCTTTAGTAATCAGTCGTGGCTATGCGCAAAAGAATCCTGTATATGAGTTTCATAAAGAGGCTTTTGAGTCATATAAAAGAATGAATGCAGACATGAGTCTTAAAATTATAAAAAATATGGCACTGAGTTCTATCAATATTCAGCCGACAGGGAAATTAGAGGTTTTCTTTGGCTAA